ACCGGCCCGTTCTCCCAGACGACAGGTGCATTCGAGGCGTAGACGACTTCATCGCGCTCGTTCAGTAAATAAAGCTGACCACGTAAATTGAGATTAGAGAAAATTTGATCAATATTCGACATTCGCAAATCGATTTTAATGATTTTTTCCTTTTCGTTCAGTGCCGTGTTGCCGTCCAACCTCCGCACGACACTGAAGCCCGGCTCCCGTCCGCCCAGCGAATCGGCCGTATCGAACCGCAAAAAAAGCGGCTGCGAAGTCCGCCGCTTAGCCAGCAGTTTGTACCATTCGGTGGAACGCACGGCGTCGGTCAGCCGCGCGACGCCGCTTGAAGGCAACACTGTCGGATTGTCGACGTACAGCGTAATCGACTGGACGCCGTAATACACCGGCCCGTAATTGCTCAAGATATGGCGCAGATAATTGTCGTACGCCAGGATGTAATCAATCGAACCCGCATAGTTCTGCTCTAGAATTTCGTAAACTCTAAAATCGGTATAAAAAATTGTGGAAATTTCGACTGCCTTCTCAATCTCTGCACGAAAATCGTTCCTTACCTGTTCGATCGCTCGGCCGATGTCTTGGATGCGCTGGTTGCGGACGTTTTCCACCGTAATCCGGTAAAACGCGACGTTAGTCAGGACGATCGGCAGAAACACCGAGAAAAAATACATCAGCAGCATTTTGTTGCGCAACCGCACGTTGGACAAACGCCAGGTAAACCGCATGTCGGATCGGCGCCGCTCCTTCCCGTCTCATTTCTTCAAAAAACCGGCGCGATATTCCGAGGGCGTCATGCCTTCGACCTTTTCGAACTGGGTGACGAAGTAGTCGGGATCGTTGAATCCCACTTTTTCCGCGATCTCGTAGATGCGCAAGTCGGTCTGCCGGAGCAGCCGCTTCGCCTCCTCGACGCGCAGCCGCAGCACATAGTCGTTAAAATAGGTGCCGTACGTCTTCCTGAACAACTGGCCGAGATAGACCGGGTTCATATAGAATTTCGCCGCAAGACTCTTCAGACTGATGTTTTCGTGAAAATGCGCGTCGATGTAGCTTTTGACCTTGTGGATGCTGCCCTTGGCTTTTTCCTTGCGCAGCGACGATACATATTCGGCGGCCTCCGCGCCGAACCGCTCCAGCAACCGTCTCAGCTCCCTCGGCGTCACGTTCAGGTCGTGCCAGCCGAGCATCGGTTCCAGCGACGCCAGTTCGCGCTCATCGCCGCCGAGTTCTCGAATGAGCCGCACAACGTCGAGCACACATCGATTGACTGATGTTTTGACCGCCTCGACAGCGAGCACCTGCTCGCGGAACGCCGCAAACAGCCGGTCGACCGCCGCGCGGATCCGCTCCACATCGCCGCTTTCCACACTTTCCGTCCATTCCTGAAAAATTTTCGAGTCCGGCTCAAGATACTGAAGCGCAAGGCCGCACACTTCCCGATATAGGATCGGCCCCTCCTGCCGGACGAACTTATATTGCAACGCCTGCTTCGCCGTCGCATACGCCTCGCGCAGCCGCGCAAGCCCGCGCACCGGCGCCCCGACGTAGACGACGACCGTTTCCCCCGTCCCACGCGTCAGGCGCGCCTGCAAGGTCTCCGCAAAACGGGCCTCGTTGCCCGCAAATCCAGCCAGCATCGCCGACGTCGCAATCATCCCGTACTGGTTGCGGTGTTCGTACAGGAACATCGGCTCCTTGCGGCCGACGACGTCGGCGGCAATCCGCGCCAGCCGATCGCGCAGCGGCTCTTCCGACGGCGCATCCGGCAGAACAGTCCGGTTACCCCCGTTCGCATTTTCTCCTTTTTCCTTCCAGGAATGCCGATCGTTGATCTCGATCAGTACATAATACACCGAATCTTCCCGCCGTATGCCGAACGCACGCTCCCACTCGCCGATCTGCCGCTCGTCCGCCTCGCCCTTGATCAACGCTTCCACGATCGCCGCTGTCCAAAGCTCTTCCTCTTTTCCGGCGATCCACCGGTCCTTCGCGATGCGCGGCCCGAGCTTCAGTAAAATCTCTTGCAGTTCGTCCTGATCCACCGGCTTTAACAAAAAGTCACACACACCGTATCGCATCGCTTGTTGAGCATATTTGAAATCGTCGTAGCCGCTGACGATGATGAACTTCGGCGCGGCGGCGCCGGAACTGCTTACGCGCCGGATCAGCTCCAGCCCGTCCAGGACCGGCATCCGGATATCGGTGATGACGAGCTCCGGCCGAAGCTCCTGAATCAGGCGGAGTGCCTCCTCTCCGTTGTCGGCCTCGCCGATCACTTCATAACCGCACGCCCTCCAGTCGATCAAATTGCGCAGTCCCTGTCGGGCAAACTGTTCGTCGTCCACGAGCAACACACCGATCATTTTCTGTAATCAACCCCCGCTCTTGCACCGCCCGTGGTTTGTAATTCGAAGCAAGCGCTTTCACCACGCCTCATTTTTGATTTTATCGCAAATGGCGGCGGCGAAGGGCAGGAATTTTTGACCTTATTCTTTGAGAAATGTACGATACAGCCTGCGGACTGTACGCCGTGCTCAGAGATCGCCACCGTCGCGCTGCAGCCGTTGCCGCTTTGGCTTTTTTTCTTGTACTGCCGCTGACCTTGCTTTGAACATCCGCGCACGCCTCTTCGGTGCAGTGAGCAGCATCGCGCCGTCGTCGGTCGTGAGATGGAGACGAATAATCCTGGTTTCCATACCTTCAAGGTACGATCCAAACACCAAATTGCTGAAGTGCCATATTTTTCATCTGATTCAGTTTCAATCCCTTGAAGGGATTGAAACAGGTTCAAATCTTTCTACGCAAGAAAAATGTTCATCGTTTGGATCGTACCTTGAAGGGATTGAAACCGTCACAATCGCCTCAAAATCCGCTCAACCAAGCCACGTTTGGATCGTACCTTGAAGGGATTGAAACACAATAAATATCCATGGAAACCGGAATCACCAACGCCGGCGTTTGGGTCGTACCTTCAAGGTACGATCCAAACACGCTCGAAGTCGGCGCTTCCGCTGTCGTCCGCACTTGTTTCAATCCCTTCAAGGTACGATCCAAACCCCGCGAACAGTACCAGCGTAGCCAGGAGCAGATGAGGGTTTCAATCCCTTCAAGGTACGATCCAAACTTTCAAAAACCTCTTGATTTTTCTTGTAAAGTATATTAGTTTCAATCCCTTCAAGGTACGATCCAAACCCGCCGCAGCTGCTACCAGAAACCCGTTCGCAACGGCGTTTCAATCCCTTCAAGGTACGATCCAAACACGGTACGGAGGCGCTTCGTGAGGCTCGAATGATCGGTGTTTCAATCCCTTCAAGGTACGATCCAAACGGTTTCGCGCATGCCCTTGCGTACTTCCCGCGCTAAATGTTTCAATCCCTTCAAGGTACGATCCAAACACTGATGCACTTCCGGCGAACGCAAAAAAGCTCCAGTTTCAATCCCTTCAAGGTACGATCCAAACAAACAGAAATTGAAGGAAATGGGATTCATCCGAAAAAGTGGTTTCAATCCCTTCAAGGTACGATCCAAACAGCTTGGGAGCGGTGGCGACGCTCGCAAGCCGCTCAGGTTTCAATCCCTTCAAGGTACGATCCAAACATCTGCACGGTGCCCTGTACTTCCACCTGCTGGCGCTGTTTCAATCCCTTCAAGGTACGATCCAAACTCCTCATCCATATCTAGATGAAAACCAATCATATCTGGTTTCAATCCCTTCAAGGTACGATCCAAACTTTTATAATTTAAAGGAATAAAATGCCGATAACGATGTTTCAATCCCTTCAAGGTACGATCCAAACC
Above is a window of Candidatus Reconcilbacillus cellulovorans DNA encoding:
- a CDS encoding DNA-binding response regulator; this encodes MIGVLLVDDEQFARQGLRNLIDWRACGYEVIGEADNGEEALRLIQELRPELVITDIRMPVLDGLELIRRVSSSGAAAPKFIIVSGYDDFKYAQQAMRYGVCDFLLKPVDQDELQEILLKLGPRIAKDRWIAGKEEELWTAAIVEALIKGEADERQIGEWERAFGIRREDSVYYVLIEINDRHSWKEKGENANGGNRTVLPDAPSEEPLRDRLARIAADVVGRKEPMFLYEHRNQYGMIATSAMLAGFAGNEARFAETLQARLTRGTGETVVVYVGAPVRGLARLREAYATAKQALQYKFVRQEGPILYREVCGLALQYLEPDSKIFQEWTESVESGDVERIRAAVDRLFAAFREQVLAVEAVKTSVNRCVLDVVRLIRELGGDERELASLEPMLGWHDLNVTPRELRRLLERFGAEAAEYVSSLRKEKAKGSIHKVKSYIDAHFHENISLKSLAAKFYMNPVYLGQLFRKTYGTYFNDYVLRLRVEEAKRLLRQTDLRIYEIAEKVGFNDPDYFVTQFEKVEGMTPSEYRAGFLKK